One window from the genome of Magnetococcales bacterium encodes:
- a CDS encoding nitronate monooxygenase, translated as MTVERLRDSWSRGTAFLGSRHAILGGAMSWLSEHNLVAAIAAAGGFGVLATGNMPPEKLQEEIHQVRTRTGNPFGVNLITLNPRLSELVAVVVAERVSHCVLAGGLPDQETMRTLKEAGVKVIVFAPSLAIGKRLIQRGADALIIEGHEAGGHVGPVATGVLVQEILPFVEEVPVFVAGGIANGDMVATLVAMGAAGCQIGTRFVCTEECIAHANFKNLFIRAQSRDAVVTVQFDPVLPVIPVRALVNKGTEVFNQMQLRLIGEVKEGRKERKEAILELEHFWVGALRRAAIDGDVEFGSVMAGQSVGLVKAIQPVAVVMQELVAEVEKRLRGV; from the coding sequence ATGACTGTGGAACGGTTGCGGGATTCCTGGTCGCGCGGGACTGCTTTTTTGGGATCGCGTCACGCCATCCTTGGTGGAGCCATGTCCTGGCTGTCGGAACACAATCTGGTGGCGGCCATTGCTGCCGCCGGAGGTTTCGGCGTTCTGGCTACGGGCAACATGCCTCCCGAAAAATTGCAGGAGGAGATCCATCAGGTGCGCACCCGCACCGGCAACCCGTTTGGGGTCAACCTGATCACCCTCAACCCGCGTTTGAGCGAACTTGTGGCGGTGGTGGTGGCGGAAAGGGTGAGCCATTGTGTCCTGGCAGGTGGGCTGCCAGACCAGGAGACCATGCGTACCCTCAAGGAGGCTGGGGTCAAGGTGATTGTTTTCGCTCCTTCGCTGGCGATAGGCAAACGCCTGATCCAGCGGGGCGCGGATGCCCTGATCATCGAAGGCCATGAAGCGGGTGGTCACGTCGGCCCCGTGGCCACGGGAGTTCTGGTACAGGAGATTCTGCCGTTTGTGGAGGAGGTGCCGGTCTTTGTGGCGGGGGGCATCGCCAATGGCGACATGGTGGCCACCCTGGTGGCCATGGGGGCGGCAGGGTGTCAGATCGGCACCCGCTTTGTCTGCACCGAAGAGTGTATCGCCCATGCCAACTTCAAAAATCTCTTCATACGCGCTCAATCCCGCGATGCCGTGGTGACCGTCCAGTTTGACCCGGTTCTGCCCGTGATTCCGGTGCGGGCCCTGGTCAACAAGGGAACGGAGGTTTTCAATCAAATGCAGCTTCGCCTGATCGGCGAGGTCAAGGAGGGGCGGAAGGAGCGCAAGGAAGCCATCCTGGAGTTGGAACACTTCTGGGTTGGCGCCTTGCGGCGGGCCGCCATCGACGGCGATGTTGAGTTCGGTTCGGTCATGGCCGGTCAGAGCGTCGGCCTGGTCAAGGCGATCCAACCGGTGGCCGTGGTCATGCAGGAGCTGGTCGCCGAGGTGGAAAAAAGATTGCGGGGTGTTTGA
- a CDS encoding BrnA antitoxin family protein, protein MKMVNTRKLSADEQAALDVLRDRPDCDIDLTDPDAREVTSWSGAVRGALFRPVKKPVAMRLDADILEWFQRQGPGYQTRINAALREYVAHHQR, encoded by the coding sequence ATGAAGATGGTGAATACCAGGAAGCTTTCTGCTGACGAACAGGCCGCTCTTGACGTGCTACGCGACCGCCCCGATTGCGACATAGACCTGACCGATCCTGATGCTCGCGAGGTGACATCGTGGAGTGGTGCCGTCCGGGGAGCACTTTTCCGGCCTGTCAAAAAGCCCGTGGCCATGCGCCTTGATGCCGACATTCTGGAGTGGTTTCAACGGCAAGGCCCTGGTTATCAAACCCGTATCAATGCCGCCCTGCGTGAATACGTTGCTCACCACCAACGTTAA